The sequence tttattcgattaaattaaatttattaatattaaaagaaacattaCCGATGTAATTACAATTCTTAAACAACTTAACCCGAGTCTACAAAACATTTAAAAACCAATCAAactaaatcaaatcaaatcagttcgattcattttaaaattttcttttagactTTTGCTAGTCTACAAAACATGCGATTTtctttagttaattttctattttttattttttaatatttagcgTCGAGTTaatgatataattaatgtttcacaatgttcttattttcttgaagtaaaaTTCACTTTGGTATTTTTTTGAAGTAAttctttcaaaacaaaaagtattataaataaGTTACAAGAACATATTATCCAAGTAATGGTCGTCCAGATCCAGAGAACATGTTTTGCCCACGTCAAAGACTTTTGCCAAGGAGATCACATTTTCCCACCACCATACATTCCTACGTTCttgtttctaaaatatatacaaacgGTTCCTTGACTTTGATTAGGACAACATTAAGACACAAGGGAATGTACAGCACATTCATAACTTGAACGTGACAATTGGAAGTAAATTagcaaaaacaaaacaataataattattgaaaacGATTACTAATTATCTAAAGTATCAAATTGATTGTTTAGAAGATTAGTTCCAACCAAGAACTAACTGGTGTTGGAATGGATGAGTAAATTGATTATACATTAATTGTGTCAACCTTCCTAGGAGGGAATACCAAGTTTTTGTTTCCAGGATTGGTATTTCGAGATATGTCTACCAGGGCCTTGAAACTATAGGGTTCATGCATGGATAGCTCTGACAAAACTTTCCTGTTCAGCTGAATGTTCTCCTTCATCAACCCATGCATGAAATTACCATAGTTAACCTGATAAAAAAGCAAGTAAAAATTAACCATGGGAAAACAGACGTCAGTAGCCCATCATAAATCTGTTCACAATAGCGAAAAAGATTGCATTCTCAATCTGCATCAGAGtgtaaagaaataaatcatcCCCAAGGTTGTATTTCTACATACATGTTCCCTATATAAGATAATACACTAGCACAGCAAAAGTTATAATATTGGACTGACAAATTTGAAAATCCTTGCGTTCGGCACACCTCAATAACCTAGTTACACCTTCTCTTGATTAACCGAAATTAACCAACAGAGCCGCAACACAATGTAACATTATAAATCTAGTAAATGCtgatgcaaaagaacatagaGTAATAAATCATAACAATGACTTACGCCATGTTGACGGGTGCCAGCATTGATGCGTTGGATCCAAAGGGAGCGCATGTCCCGCTTCTTATTGCGACGGTCTCTGTAGGAATATTGCAAGGCCTTCTCTACTCTCTCCCTTGCGATCCGAATGCAGTTCTTTGCTCTTCCCCTAAACCCTTTTGCAAGTTTAAATATCTCCTTCTTGTTCATCTTTCTCCCTTCCCTCTCTCTTTACTGCCTAATCAAAGTCAATATCCAAATCATTTTTCTTgcacttaaaattaaattagaattagaacCACATAGAAAACATGATTTCTTTATGCCATTACAGATTGGTTAAGTATAAAGCAAGCCAGATACTACCCTAAAATTAGGGTAGTTTAAGGTATGACAATTTCAATTCATTCATAAggtattaatattatcaacaACAATTAAAAGAACACAAGAAAGGGGCATGCTTTAACATTATGATTACAAAATTGACCTTTAATTACATTACTATCTACTTAAATGCGAtctaaataaacaaatctgAAGGTACAGAGATTTGGGTCTAACAGGATGTTTTGGCACAGTATGGGAGGAGTGGAGACAGTTCTGTTTTATTCAGTAAATAGAAAACATAACAACTGTATCTGAAACTTCTAAAGATATAATTATCTTCTTCTAGAGCAATTTCACTTGTAACCAGTTAGTTTTCCCTTCTGTAACGACATTTCCAGAAGAAGAGAGGACAGCATTTCAGATTattcattaagaaaataaatagtagGAATTAGAAAGCATGTGATCTGTGCTAGTCCAAATGAGCCTGCCATTCTCAAAAGTGCAGTTACAAGCCTTGGCTTGTCTCCACGTATGCATAATTTTTGTTAGTGCTAAACTTGGACGTTATGCTTTCAGGGCTACTCTCTCTTGCACAAAACTAAACTACAGGGAAAGAAAAAGCAGTGACAAAATAATGTTTAAGTTGCTCATTTTCATCATATTGCCGCATATCCCATATGATTATATAATGCCACATATGTAGTAAACAGCAGAAATATGGATAAATCTTTCTGGGCAGAATATAGCTTGTGGACCATCCCAAGTTCTCCAAAACATGCCAGGGAGCAGGAAATATCAGCAAACCTTGAAATGtttttttgttaaagaaaAGGTAACTGATACTTAGTGGCGTATCAAGTTTGACAAAAGACTAATCTGATCACTAAAACCCACTTTTCAAGCTTGGCTTCCACGATCTCTAGCATCGAAAGtaacaatttaaattagattaaagaaaaaagtccatatataaagaaaatgtcaagaaaaatgaatcACAGCATAACGTATTTTGTACAGTACGAATCATTTGAAtgcaatatgagaaaaagacaaagGGCAAATCTTGTATTCGGAATGCTATAACTATATACattttcatctatttatatCAGTCCAGTTACAAGCTTCCTTATAGTAAAGTTAATGAGCTCTGCCTTAATAAAAGCCTACTTGCATCACATAAGGGATCAAAGAACCAAACGAGCAATTTACATATACGAACTAACAAGATGACTCAATATATAGCTGACCAAGCATTACAACTGAAAACCAAACGCTGGGACAGCTTAGAGAAATAAAGGAGAAAAACTGATGAAAGCTCAAATCTTTACGATCAAAGAATAATGTTTTTGTCCGGGGCTAAGTACATCAACAGGAACAATTGAACCAGGTATTAGCAAATCAAAGTTTTCTTGAGTTTCATATTAAAGAAGTAATACATATATCTAACCAATgtaaacaaatcaaaatagcaaaaatgaaagagaaaatgaagTTAGAAACTCAACCAGATATTAATCGGACAAAGATCAtgtcaataaattaaaaacaaccccgatcagaaatacaaaaggaaacaGCCCTAACACAGCACAAATCAACTGTGCATCCAGAAACAGAGCAactgaataaaaaaaagtagcaTAACTTTATATAAAGAGGCTTACAAGGAATGTAAAGCTTGTTAGGAAGATCAAGCCTGAGTCTTCTAGTAATAGGCAATAATTAAAGACTTGACAACAAAAGTTCTTTAGATTTCAACCTCGAAGGATGGCGAGGCAGCCGGGACCAATAGCGAACGATGGCGGAGCAGGCGTCCAGTAGCAAAGAGTAATTCTTTCGTTAAGAGAAGACGGTGCGCGGCTGCATTTTTTTAGAGTATATGTATACTGTTGACTGTAAACCTAAGCTTTATTGGACAAAGGGTCTATTTGCACCCTTTAAGTTCTGTCAAGGGATCAAATAGTCCGCCTTTCAACTTTTTCAACAAATAAGactaaaatttctatttaaaagcCAAACTAATCCATTTACGGACTAGAAAGAGAGCATGACTGAATTTTAGCATTAGAAACACCATAATTTCCTTCTCAAATTATGTATTCTCAATTTCTCTCTAAATTCCATTTCTCACAAAAttctttaagtttttaatttaatttttcataacaTCAATTTCTAACTCTTTTATAACATTTCTCAAATACACATATCATAGATAATGGAAATGAATCAAATGgcaatgaaaaatttaaaacatgcCATCTCTCGAATCACATTCTCCcgagttttataaaaaatatttgaatttatccAAAAATTCACAAATTACTCCAATAACAAATTCATGTCACTAAAGCCATCATTAGattacttttaattaaattaacttgccGCATTATTATCTGTTAAGTTACACTTTAATCTTGAAATAGACCGATATCGAATGAGTTTAATAGTTTGAGATTGAATGATATAACTTAACTTAATCATTAGTATCATTCTTAGGGTTTCTTATTGCGATTATTCATGAAATCAGTAAAATGGTAAAATGGCATTGGTCTGATAACAAAATGATTTAACGTTATAAagtatatttacttttatctaTTGGAtgtttataataattcttttaatgaatgatttatctagttattttttatttttttacttttctaagtGATTAGCGAATGATTTGTTTTACTATTTGATGtttgatataaattttaagatgAATTAGGCTAATTATATTAGAAGAGtaagaaaaatagtaaataaaatttgcattctctcccttatgaaaaagtaaaatgcaTTTCAACAACTAAGCTCATAAACCCCTAGTAATTGGTCTCCCCAAGAGTAATGAAGCTTGATTCAAATACCTCTATTAGAGGAAATGACAAGGCTAAAGTCCAGAGCCCTCATAATGGTGATCTGGCAGTGGTCTCTTGTATCTCCCTCCTACGAGAAGAACCACTTGCCTTACTATTTGTATCTCCCTCCTAATTGGTTTATAGTACGAGGTTCCCTGCAACCATTTTTGGAACCAGAATGCATTGTGCTCAATGCCTTATGGAACCTCAATTTAACTAAAAGATTAGCAAA comes from Ricinus communis isolate WT05 ecotype wild-type chromosome 5, ASM1957865v1, whole genome shotgun sequence and encodes:
- the LOC8267110 gene encoding 50S ribosomal protein L20, whose protein sequence is MNKKEIFKLAKGFRGRAKNCIRIARERVEKALQYSYRDRRNKKRDMRSLWIQRINAGTRQHGVNYGNFMHGLMKENIQLNRKVLSELSMHEPYSFKALVDISRNTNPGNKNLVFPPRKVDTINV